Proteins encoded within one genomic window of Couchioplanes caeruleus:
- a CDS encoding AAA family ATPase, with amino-acid sequence MTTPTWDEPGGPLPADAFRAASEAIIANIEQVIEGKSATVRLALAVMLAEGHLLIEDVPGVGKTTLAKALARSIDCSVRRIQFTPDLLPSDVTGVSVYNQETRDFEFKPGAVFANLVVGDEINRASPKTQSALLECMEERQVTVDGTTYELQSPFMVIATQNPIEMEGTYPLPEAQRDRFTARIAMGYPDPRAEMAMLNGHGAHDPFDDLRAVADAALMRRLIATARDVHAAEAVQQYAIALVTATREAPEIRLGASPRSTLQLIRTAKAVAALEGRDYVLPDDLQALAVPVLAHRIIPTADAQLNRRTTDAIVAEIVHRLPLPHDRNRSPYDTRAAGGGGTQYESRGL; translated from the coding sequence GTGACAACCCCTACCTGGGACGAGCCCGGCGGTCCGCTGCCGGCTGACGCTTTTCGCGCCGCCAGCGAAGCGATCATCGCCAACATCGAGCAGGTCATCGAGGGCAAGAGCGCGACCGTACGGCTCGCGCTCGCCGTGATGCTGGCCGAGGGCCACCTGCTGATCGAGGACGTACCCGGCGTCGGCAAGACGACACTTGCCAAGGCGCTGGCCCGCTCGATCGACTGCTCGGTGCGCCGTATCCAGTTCACCCCGGACCTGCTGCCCAGTGACGTGACCGGCGTCAGCGTCTACAACCAGGAGACGCGCGACTTCGAGTTCAAGCCGGGCGCGGTCTTCGCCAACCTCGTAGTCGGCGACGAGATCAACCGGGCCTCCCCGAAGACCCAGTCCGCCCTGCTCGAGTGCATGGAGGAGCGGCAGGTCACGGTCGACGGGACCACGTACGAGCTGCAGTCGCCGTTCATGGTCATCGCGACCCAGAACCCGATCGAGATGGAGGGCACGTACCCGCTGCCCGAGGCGCAGCGTGACCGGTTCACCGCCCGGATCGCCATGGGCTACCCGGACCCGCGTGCGGAGATGGCCATGCTCAACGGCCACGGCGCCCACGACCCGTTCGACGACCTGCGGGCCGTCGCGGACGCGGCGCTGATGCGCCGCCTGATCGCCACCGCGCGCGACGTGCACGCGGCCGAGGCCGTCCAGCAGTACGCGATCGCTCTGGTCACGGCCACCCGCGAGGCCCCGGAGATCCGCCTCGGCGCGTCGCCGCGGTCCACGTTGCAGCTCATCCGCACGGCCAAGGCGGTCGCGGCGCTCGAGGGACGCGACTACGTGCTCCCCGACGACCTGCAGGCGCTGGCCGTGCCGGTCCTCGCGCACCGGATCATCCCGACCGCCGACGCGCAGCTCAACCGCCGCACCACGGACGCGATCGTGGCCGAGATCGTGCACCGGCTGCCGCTGCCGCACGACCGCAACCGCTCGCCGTACGACACCCGTGCCGCGGGCGGCGGAGGCACGCAGTACGAGTCGCGGGGGCTCTGA
- a CDS encoding DUF58 domain-containing protein, with protein sequence MREALRGMTTRGRSFLAAAGAAGVSAVILGEKDLLRVAILLAALPLLAAAYVGRSRYKLACTRSLEPGRAPVGSSARVVLRLQNLSRLPTGTLLMEDRLPYALGSRPRVVLERLGAHMASSVAYTVRADVRGRYPVGPLVIRLTDPFGLCELTRSFPSVDRLTVIPEVTPLPAVRLAGEYAGTGDSRARSVAVHGEDDAATREYRRGDDLRRVHWRSTARTGELMVRREEQPWESRATVVLDTRLYAHRGDGPTASFEWAVSAAASIAVHLRQSGYKLRLVTGTGIDLDAIEAGGEGAVLDTLADVKLTQNGDLSVLVDMVRRRSDGGLVIGLFGALTVAEAEILTGLRGNGATCIGFAVDSSTWVSMTPTDRQESDRQHAAASLALVRSGWRSVPVKHGDSLATLWPAAGRGSQGFAVRAPMAETVAGM encoded by the coding sequence ATGCGGGAGGCCCTGCGGGGCATGACCACCCGCGGCCGCTCGTTCCTCGCCGCGGCCGGCGCCGCGGGGGTCTCCGCCGTGATCCTCGGCGAGAAGGACCTGCTGCGCGTCGCGATCCTGCTGGCGGCACTGCCGCTGCTGGCCGCGGCGTATGTCGGACGCAGCCGGTACAAGCTGGCCTGCACCCGCTCGCTGGAGCCGGGCCGGGCGCCGGTCGGCTCCAGCGCGCGGGTCGTGCTGCGCCTGCAGAACCTGTCCCGGCTGCCCACGGGCACGCTGCTGATGGAGGACCGGCTGCCGTACGCCCTGGGCAGCCGGCCCCGCGTCGTGCTCGAACGCCTCGGCGCGCACATGGCGAGCTCTGTGGCGTACACGGTGCGCGCCGACGTCCGCGGCCGCTACCCGGTGGGCCCGCTGGTGATCCGGCTGACCGACCCCTTCGGCCTGTGCGAGCTGACCCGTTCCTTCCCCAGCGTCGACCGGCTCACGGTCATCCCCGAGGTGACCCCGCTGCCCGCGGTGCGCCTGGCGGGCGAGTACGCGGGCACCGGTGACAGCCGTGCCCGCTCGGTCGCCGTGCACGGCGAGGACGACGCGGCCACCCGCGAGTACCGCCGCGGCGACGACCTGAGGCGGGTCCACTGGCGCTCGACCGCCCGCACCGGCGAGCTGATGGTGCGCCGCGAGGAGCAGCCCTGGGAGTCGCGGGCCACCGTCGTCCTCGACACCCGGCTCTACGCCCACCGCGGCGACGGCCCGACGGCCAGCTTCGAGTGGGCGGTCTCGGCGGCCGCCAGCATCGCGGTCCACCTGCGCCAGTCCGGATACAAACTCCGCCTGGTCACGGGTACGGGCATCGACCTCGACGCGATCGAGGCCGGCGGCGAGGGCGCCGTGCTGGACACCCTCGCGGACGTGAAACTGACCCAGAACGGCGACCTCTCCGTCCTGGTCGACATGGTCCGGCGCCGCTCCGACGGCGGACTCGTGATCGGGCTGTTCGGCGCGCTCACCGTCGCCGAGGCCGAGATCCTCACCGGCCTGCGCGGCAACGGCGCCACCTGCATCGGGTTCGCCGTGGACAGCTCCACCTGGGTTTCCATGACGCCCACCGACCGGCAGGAGTCGGACCGGCAGCACGCGGCGGCGTCGCTGGCCCTGGTGCGCAGCGGCTGGCGCTCGGTGCCGGTGAAGCACGGCGACTCGCTCGCGACGCTGTGGCCGGCGGCCGGGCGCGGATCCCAGGGCTTCGCCGTCCGGGCCCCGATGGCCGAGACCGTGGCGGGCATGTGA
- a CDS encoding transglutaminase TgpA family protein, whose translation MTGRRRLGLVAAAATLLSAAPLSAIFDTWTWLLQCILAVSLVAGSAVLTRSLRLPTWAQIVGMALTLLLTLSWMFPSGDELLSVIPTPPTFQHFGELFAQAGTDTRSYGVPVPDRDGLLFIATLGIGAVAIAVDLLTVVARRPALAGLPMLAIYSVPVAVYVDSVPVFPFVVGAIGFLWLLVADNVDRVRRFGRRFTGDGRDVDVWEPSPLAAAGRRLAVIGVAAAVLLPLTVPGLDTGLLNRLTQVGTGVGGGTGGGGSGRVNLFASLTGDLNQSETVDYIKVRTNEPDPYYLRFGTADLLTAEGIANRTPTGSPLSRGLPDPRENPVVTGDLKQYRAEVEITNKYAQTLAPVYSSTIKVDGLDGAWSYDSTAQAIFSRRNTTKSQKYSFDYVRAKYTPDQLRQAEPLAADDPIRQEFTTVPDDPSVKALVARLTKDKESEYDKVFALYRHFSRDNGFSYALKAPEPEGGASAIAAFLEQKTGFCQQYATALAWMSRVAGIPARVAFGFTRGGGREGDRYVITNRNAHAWTEVYLDGFGWIPFDATPQASVVGSSRSEWAPDIDRVDTPSASPTASSAPGASSSVGPGGANRPDRDPSENNLGATGAENPSGGSSTGLLITGLAALVVALLLVPALRRILVRKRRHAATAPVTTATATASPPGTRDVTVTTETVRAREDAHAAWDELVDTMVDYRVPVDPTETPRHTAQRLIREAELAGAPADGAVLLGHAEERARYARRPLQGEGLTAALTQVRKGLAATATRPTRLRAVLLPPSVILRWRMGLAEQSTRWLSSFSRARDVLVRFSPRRLLAGRAR comes from the coding sequence GTGACCGGGCGACGACGACTCGGACTGGTGGCCGCGGCGGCGACGCTGCTCTCCGCGGCACCCTTGTCGGCGATCTTCGACACCTGGACCTGGCTGCTGCAGTGCATCCTCGCGGTCAGCCTGGTCGCCGGCTCGGCGGTGTTGACCCGCAGCCTGCGCCTGCCCACCTGGGCCCAGATCGTGGGCATGGCGCTGACGCTGCTGCTCACGCTCTCCTGGATGTTCCCCAGCGGCGACGAGCTGCTGTCGGTGATCCCGACGCCGCCGACCTTCCAGCACTTCGGCGAGCTGTTCGCCCAGGCCGGCACGGACACCCGGTCGTACGGCGTACCGGTCCCCGACCGCGACGGCCTGCTCTTCATCGCCACGCTGGGCATCGGCGCGGTCGCCATCGCCGTCGACCTGCTCACCGTGGTGGCCCGCCGCCCCGCGCTGGCCGGCCTGCCGATGCTGGCCATCTACTCGGTGCCGGTCGCGGTGTACGTCGACAGCGTCCCGGTCTTCCCCTTCGTCGTGGGCGCGATCGGCTTCCTCTGGCTGCTGGTCGCCGACAACGTCGACCGGGTCCGCCGCTTCGGCCGCCGCTTCACCGGCGACGGCCGCGACGTCGACGTCTGGGAACCGTCGCCGCTGGCCGCGGCCGGCCGCCGGCTCGCCGTGATCGGCGTCGCCGCCGCGGTGCTGCTCCCGCTGACCGTGCCCGGCCTCGACACCGGCCTGCTCAACCGGCTCACCCAGGTGGGCACGGGCGTGGGCGGCGGTACGGGCGGCGGCGGCAGCGGCCGCGTCAACCTCTTCGCCTCGCTCACCGGCGACCTCAACCAGAGCGAGACCGTCGACTACATCAAGGTCAGGACCAACGAGCCGGACCCGTACTACCTGCGCTTCGGCACCGCGGACTTGCTCACCGCCGAGGGCATCGCCAACCGCACGCCGACCGGCAGCCCGCTCTCGCGCGGTCTGCCCGACCCCCGGGAAAACCCCGTCGTCACCGGGGACCTCAAGCAGTACCGCGCGGAGGTCGAGATCACGAACAAATACGCGCAGACCCTCGCGCCGGTCTACTCGTCGACCATCAAGGTCGACGGTCTCGACGGCGCCTGGTCGTACGACTCGACCGCTCAGGCCATCTTCTCCCGGCGCAACACCACCAAGAGCCAGAAGTACTCCTTCGACTACGTCCGCGCCAAGTACACGCCGGACCAGCTCCGCCAGGCCGAGCCGCTGGCCGCCGACGACCCGATCCGCCAGGAGTTCACCACCGTCCCCGACGATCCCAGCGTCAAGGCCCTGGTGGCACGCCTGACCAAGGACAAGGAGTCCGAGTACGACAAGGTCTTTGCGCTCTACCGGCACTTCTCCCGGGACAACGGCTTCTCGTACGCCCTGAAGGCGCCGGAACCGGAGGGCGGCGCCTCGGCCATCGCCGCCTTCCTGGAACAGAAGACCGGCTTCTGTCAGCAGTACGCGACGGCGCTCGCCTGGATGTCCCGCGTGGCCGGCATCCCGGCCCGAGTGGCGTTCGGCTTCACCCGCGGCGGCGGCCGCGAGGGCGACCGGTACGTCATCACGAACCGCAACGCCCACGCCTGGACCGAGGTCTACCTCGACGGCTTCGGCTGGATCCCGTTCGACGCCACCCCGCAGGCGTCGGTCGTCGGCTCCAGCCGCTCGGAGTGGGCGCCCGACATCGACCGGGTCGACACCCCCTCGGCGTCGCCGACGGCCTCGAGCGCACCGGGCGCCTCCAGCTCCGTCGGCCCGGGCGGCGCCAACCGCCCCGACCGGGACCCCAGCGAGAACAACCTCGGCGCCACCGGCGCCGAGAACCCGTCGGGCGGCTCCTCCACCGGCCTGCTGATCACCGGCCTCGCCGCACTGGTGGTGGCCTTGCTGCTGGTCCCGGCACTCCGCCGGATCCTGGTCCGCAAGCGCCGGCACGCGGCGACGGCCCCGGTCACGACGGCGACCGCAACGGCATCCCCACCGGGAACCCGCGACGTCACCGTCACGACCGAGACGGTACGCGCCCGCGAGGACGCCCACGCCGCCTGGGACGAGCTCGTGGACACGATGGTCGACTACCGCGTACCGGTGGACCCGACCGAGACCCCCCGGCACACCGCCCAGCGGTTGATCCGCGAGGCGGAGCTGGCCGGCGCGCCGGCCGACGGTGCGGTCCTGCTGGGCCACGCCGAGGAACGCGCCCGGTATGCCCGCCGCCCGCTGCAGGGAGAGGGGCTCACGGCGGCCCTGACGCAGGTGCGCAAGGGCCTGGCCGCCACGGCAACACGCCCGACCCGGCTCAGGGCGGTACTCCTGCCGCCGTCGGTGATACTCCGCTGGCGCATGGGCCTGGCCGAGCAGTCGACACGCTGGCTGAGCTCGTTCAGCCGGGCGCGCGACGTGCTGGTCCGGTTCAGCCCACGCCGGCTGCTCGCGGGACGTGCCCGCTGA
- a CDS encoding DUF3040 domain-containing protein — MPLSEHEQRLFDQIERSLAEDPKFASAVRNSDPRFHARRRLVAGAFVIALGLALVVYGTVSSNTPLGVAGFVVMLSAAAFAMQTRRKGQAPDLHAVGGTATRRTRQTRKAGIIDRLEDRWRQRPEGHR, encoded by the coding sequence GTGCCGCTCTCGGAGCACGAGCAGCGGCTGTTCGATCAGATCGAGCGGTCGCTTGCCGAGGACCCCAAGTTCGCCTCGGCTGTGCGAAACAGTGACCCGCGCTTCCACGCCCGGCGGCGGCTGGTCGCCGGGGCGTTCGTGATCGCCTTGGGTCTCGCACTGGTTGTCTACGGCACGGTGAGCAGCAATACGCCGCTCGGCGTGGCCGGTTTCGTGGTCATGCTGTCCGCGGCCGCGTTCGCGATGCAGACCCGCCGCAAGGGGCAGGCACCCGACCTGCACGCCGTCGGCGGCACCGCTACGCGCCGCACCCGGCAGACGCGCAAGGCGGGCATCATCGACCGGCTCGAGGACCGCTGGCGTCAGCGCCCCGAGGGCCACCGCTAA
- a CDS encoding DNA polymerase IV produces MGRSQAIGQGRDPRFGPDADDAGCTILHVDMDAFFASVEVRRRPELRGRPVVVGGAGPRGVVSSASYEARRFGVRSAMPGMRARALCPQAVFLPPDFSAYSAASEAVMRIFRDVTPLVEPLSLDEAFLDVAGAQRLLGRPAEIARSIRRRVFAEQRLTCSVGVAPSKFVAKLGSTRAKPDGMMVVPSGQVLEFLHPLPVGALWGVGEKAAAHLHRLGLMTVGDLARAPVRMLRGALGEASAAHLHELSWGRDPRRVVAEHEEKSIGAELTYDIDVTDPTTIRRSLLALSDKVGARLRASGNVGRTVSIKIRLADFRTVSRSRTMRTTTDVAREIFEISWALFEALRPAEPIRLVGVRVEGLAAAATASRQLTLGEPERGWREAEAAADAVAARFGRSIVGRASLLGRTDLRRTENHPHSTVVPLSDPPTPS; encoded by the coding sequence GTGGGACGCAGTCAGGCGATCGGGCAGGGGCGTGACCCGCGGTTCGGCCCGGACGCCGACGACGCGGGGTGCACGATCCTGCACGTCGACATGGACGCGTTCTTCGCCTCCGTCGAGGTGCGCCGCCGGCCCGAGCTGCGTGGGCGGCCCGTCGTGGTGGGCGGGGCGGGTCCGCGCGGGGTGGTCAGCTCGGCCAGCTACGAGGCCCGGCGCTTCGGCGTGCGCAGCGCGATGCCGGGCATGCGGGCGCGGGCGCTGTGCCCGCAGGCCGTGTTCCTGCCGCCCGACTTCAGCGCATACTCGGCCGCCTCCGAGGCGGTCATGCGGATCTTCCGCGACGTGACCCCGCTGGTCGAGCCCCTCTCGCTCGACGAGGCCTTTCTCGACGTGGCCGGCGCCCAGCGGCTGCTCGGGCGGCCCGCGGAGATCGCCCGGTCGATCCGGCGGCGGGTCTTCGCGGAGCAGCGGCTGACCTGCTCGGTCGGGGTCGCCCCGAGCAAGTTCGTCGCCAAGCTCGGCTCGACCCGCGCCAAGCCCGACGGCATGATGGTCGTCCCGTCCGGCCAGGTCCTGGAGTTCCTGCACCCGTTGCCCGTCGGCGCGCTCTGGGGCGTGGGCGAGAAGGCGGCCGCGCACCTGCACCGGCTCGGCCTGATGACCGTCGGCGACCTGGCCCGCGCGCCGGTGCGCATGCTGCGCGGCGCGCTCGGGGAGGCGTCCGCCGCCCACCTGCACGAGCTGTCCTGGGGGCGGGACCCGCGCCGGGTGGTCGCCGAGCACGAGGAGAAATCGATCGGTGCCGAGTTGACCTACGACATCGACGTCACCGACCCCACCACGATCCGCCGCAGTCTGCTCGCGCTCTCCGACAAGGTCGGCGCCCGGCTGCGCGCGAGCGGCAACGTGGGGCGCACCGTGTCCATAAAGATCCGGCTCGCCGACTTTCGCACGGTCAGTCGGTCTCGCACGATGCGGACGACCACCGATGTGGCACGCGAGATCTTCGAGATCTCCTGGGCGCTGTTCGAGGCGCTGCGCCCGGCCGAGCCGATCCGGTTGGTCGGCGTCCGGGTCGAGGGCCTCGCCGCCGCGGCGACCGCATCCCGGCAGCTCACCCTGGGTGAGCCGGAGCGTGGCTGGCGGGAGGCGGAGGCCGCGGCCGATGCGGTCGCCGCCCGGTTCGGCCGCTCCATCGTCGGACGGGCCAGTCTTTTGGGACGAACCGATCTCCGCCGGACCGAAAATCACCCGCACTCGACGGTCGTCCCGCTTTCCGACCCGCCAACCCCCTCGTAG
- a CDS encoding alkaline phosphatase family protein translates to MTPGSGLPGPGSLGGSGALAVVRPAYGSGSLAELMPSVMAVLGVPGATDVLGLGEVLGGVDRVAVLLVDGLGAYQIPVAAAHAPILTQLDGRTLTSGFPSTTPVSLVTLGTGAPPGAHGILGFTVRRPDGGVLNHIVWGADPDPALWQPVPTRFETAAAAGTPTTLVTKAEFAGTGLTVAAYRGARFTGAGDPHALATAMLAALDGPGLVYGYHPDLDHHGHASGIDSDPWRAAAVTVGALVARLVDGLPPGAALLVTADHGQLDIPADTRVDLAADPALSAGIVGVSGEPRVRYLHTRDGAAADVVAAYRSVLGASAWVLTREEAVGSGLYGPVPSGHLGRIGDVVVVCLDRTVVLAGGWEPPTVGRLVAYHGSVTATEMTVPLLSYVRPSA, encoded by the coding sequence GTGACGCCCGGCTCCGGTCTGCCCGGCCCCGGATCGCTGGGTGGGTCCGGGGCGCTCGCGGTGGTGCGGCCCGCCTACGGTTCCGGGAGCCTTGCCGAGCTGATGCCGAGCGTGATGGCCGTGCTCGGGGTGCCCGGTGCCACGGACGTGCTGGGGCTCGGCGAGGTGCTCGGCGGCGTGGACCGGGTCGCGGTGCTGCTGGTCGACGGGCTGGGGGCGTACCAGATCCCGGTCGCGGCGGCGCACGCGCCGATTCTGACGCAGCTTGACGGACGGACGCTGACCTCGGGTTTTCCCTCCACGACGCCGGTCAGCCTGGTCACCCTCGGCACCGGCGCGCCGCCCGGCGCGCACGGCATTCTGGGCTTCACGGTACGGCGGCCGGACGGCGGCGTGCTGAACCACATCGTGTGGGGCGCCGACCCGGACCCGGCACTCTGGCAGCCGGTCCCGACGCGGTTCGAGACGGCGGCCGCCGCCGGGACCCCCACCACGCTGGTCACCAAGGCCGAGTTCGCGGGCACCGGGCTGACCGTCGCGGCCTACCGCGGCGCGAGGTTCACCGGGGCCGGTGACCCGCACGCCCTGGCCACGGCCATGCTGGCGGCGCTGGACGGGCCCGGCCTCGTGTACGGCTACCACCCCGACCTCGACCACCACGGGCACGCCTCCGGCATCGACTCCGACCCGTGGCGGGCCGCCGCGGTCACCGTCGGCGCGCTGGTCGCGCGCCTGGTCGACGGGCTGCCACCGGGCGCCGCGCTGCTGGTCACGGCCGATCACGGGCAGCTCGACATCCCGGCCGACACCCGCGTCGACCTGGCCGCCGACCCCGCCCTGAGCGCCGGGATCGTGGGTGTCTCCGGGGAGCCGCGGGTTCGCTACCTGCACACCCGGGACGGCGCGGCGGCCGACGTCGTGGCGGCGTACCGCTCGGTGCTCGGTGCGTCGGCGTGGGTGCTCACGCGCGAGGAGGCGGTCGGGAGCGGCCTCTACGGCCCGGTGCCGTCGGGCCATCTCGGGCGCATCGGGGATGTGGTGGTCGTGTGCCTCGATCGCACCGTCGTGCTCGCCGGCGGGTGGGAGCCGCCGACGGTCGGGCGGCTGGTGGCCTACCACGGCTCCGTCACCGCCACGGAGATGACGGTTCCGCTGCTCAGTTACGTCCGTCCCAGTGCCTGA
- a CDS encoding methyltransferase domain-containing protein: MDTAPTRSPRPPVTPRTAAVWAVLRRELERHAGRELTVVDVGGGTGGFAVPLAEAGHRVTVVDASPDALAALTRRAADAGVADRVRAVQGDGDALAGLVAPGSADLILCHAVLEVVDDPADVVAAVAAALRPGGAVSLLVAGRAAAVLGRAFNGHLDAASALLDDPDGRAGGRDTLRRRYDAETAEALLTAVGLTVEETRGVRVLADLLPAAVVEADPRTMLDLELALSTRPPFRDIAAQLHVFARRP; the protein is encoded by the coding sequence GTGGACACCGCACCGACGCGTAGCCCCCGACCGCCCGTCACCCCGCGCACGGCCGCCGTCTGGGCCGTGCTCCGCCGCGAGCTCGAGCGTCACGCCGGGCGGGAACTGACCGTGGTGGACGTCGGCGGCGGAACCGGAGGCTTCGCCGTACCGCTGGCCGAGGCCGGGCATCGCGTCACGGTCGTCGACGCCAGCCCGGACGCGCTCGCCGCCCTCACCCGGCGCGCCGCCGACGCGGGCGTCGCCGACCGGGTCCGCGCCGTCCAGGGCGACGGCGACGCGCTCGCCGGGCTGGTCGCGCCGGGCAGCGCCGACCTGATCCTGTGCCACGCCGTGCTCGAGGTCGTCGACGACCCGGCGGACGTGGTCGCCGCCGTCGCGGCGGCGCTGCGGCCCGGGGGAGCGGTCAGCCTGCTGGTCGCCGGGCGGGCCGCCGCGGTGCTCGGCCGGGCCTTCAACGGTCATCTGGACGCGGCGTCCGCGCTGCTCGACGACCCCGACGGCCGCGCCGGCGGGCGCGACACACTGCGCCGGCGCTACGACGCGGAGACCGCCGAGGCGCTGCTCACGGCGGTGGGGCTCACGGTCGAGGAGACCCGAGGGGTACGGGTCCTCGCGGACCTCCTGCCCGCCGCGGTGGTGGAGGCGGACCCGCGGACCATGCTCGATCTGGAGCTGGCGCTGTCCACCCGGCCGCCGTTCCGCGACATCGCGGCCCAGCTCCACGTCTTCGCTCGCCGCCCGTGA
- a CDS encoding SSI family serine proteinase inhibitor, giving the protein MIRTFGLSAVLVLAGLTAVTPASAAPPVLAAPPVFAPPASAVASPSAASAAVAGSAAVAGSAAVASKKKKTELTLSYMAEAGFAAAVVLRCNPTGGAHPKKGKACAALARAGGDPARLEPVAGVCTMEYAPITAEITGRWKGAKVDWTRQFGNPCEMHLATGIVLAF; this is encoded by the coding sequence ATGATCCGTACTTTCGGCCTGTCCGCCGTCCTGGTCCTCGCCGGTCTCACCGCCGTGACCCCGGCTTCCGCAGCGCCCCCGGTTCTTGCAGCGCCCCCGGTCTTTGCGCCCCCGGCATCCGCGGTGGCGTCGCCTTCCGCGGCTTCGGCTGCGGTGGCGGGCTCGGCTGCGGTGGCGGGCTCGGCTGCGGTGGCGTCGAAGAAAAAGAAGACCGAGTTGACCCTCAGTTACATGGCCGAGGCGGGCTTCGCCGCCGCGGTCGTGCTGCGTTGCAACCCGACGGGCGGCGCGCATCCGAAGAAGGGCAAGGCGTGCGCGGCGCTGGCCAGGGCCGGCGGCGACCCGGCGAGGCTCGAGCCCGTCGCCGGGGTGTGCACGATGGAGTACGCGCCGATCACCGCCGAGATCACCGGCCGGTGGAAGGGCGCGAAGGTCGACTGGACGCGGCAGTTCGGCAACCCCTGCGAGATGCACCTCGCGACCGGAATCGTCCTGGCCTTCTGA